A window of Phragmites australis chromosome 2, lpPhrAust1.1, whole genome shotgun sequence genomic DNA:
CAAGTTACAAATCACGACGGAAAATTGTACTCCTTATCGCAGCTTTGTATCGGTGATCCATCTATTTGTGGGCGTTGTATACTGCCTTGTCAGCTGGACTGTCGGTCTCCCCAAGCGAGCGGTATTTTGTACAAACCTACCGTAGTTTTCCATTTAAGGACTACCACCTACTGCAATTCTGTTCTCTTTGACTTGTTACAGAAAGGGTCTCTTTTATGTGAAAACGTAATGCCTTTTAGTTACTATTTCCTAATGAGGATAATGTTAAGTGTGTTTTTTTACGAGGGAATTTGTCAAGTGTTCTAGTTGTTGAATACAAACCCTTCACCTGGGGGAATGTATCTTTTGTGGAAATTAACAATGAATCCAACACAAAAATCGTTCTGTTCTGTAGCCTATCAATTCAACGCTCCTGAAGCTGCTCTTTCCCGTGGCGCTGTGCCATGCTCTTGGTCATGTCACTAGCAATGTGTCCTTCGCTACTGTTGCAGTCTCATTCGCCCACACTATTAAAGGTGCTTCTTTTTTTCCATGCAGATTTCGTTGTGGAATCTTCTTACCCCTTTTCTGTTCTATATGCTGATGCTTTATATGTGGCATAACTTCAATGCAGCTCTGGAGCCCTTCTTCAATGCAGCTGCTACCCAGTTTGTCCTTGGACAGCAAGTTCCCTTGCCTCTGTGGTTGTCTCTTGCCCCTGTTGTCCTTGGTAAAAATCTCAATCCAATCTTCTAATACTATTTGATGCTGgcattcttctttttttcccattCCTTTTATCTTTTTAACTGGGCTGAAGAACACACTCTATTTGAAGTTTTAGCTTCTTTTGTATTCTAAATCTTAGTTACAGCTGAGTTCCATACCTTTTGTTGTTCAACCTCTCTAACCACATGAAGATCACCAGGTGTTTCGATGGCATCACTCACCGAGCTTTCATTCAACTGGACCGGCTTCATTAATGCCATGATCTCTAACATCTCATTCACTTACAGGAGCATTTATTCCAAGAAAGCTATGGTTTGTACTTCTTTCGTCTAATTTGGTTTATCATGTTCTTTTTGCCTCAACCCTTGTTTTAATCATTTTTATCATTGCAGACTGACATGGATAGCACCAACGTGTATGCTTACATCTCAATAATTGCCCTCATTGTCTGCATTCCACCTGCACTGATTGTAAGTGTGATAAAAATTGGCCCaagaagtaaaaaagaaaaaagggattCACATATTACAATTAATGATGTTGTTCATATTTTTGCATAATTGTTCAGATCGAAGGGCCTCAACTAATGCAGTATGGATTTAAGGATGCTATTGCAAAAGTAGGTTTGCAAAAGTTTGTTGCGGACCTTTTCTTCGTCGGACTGTTCTACCATCTTTACAACCAGGTAACAAGTTCCTCCATATCATGCAAACCATTCAAGCACTTTTATATGTACAATCTGTCTAGCATTTGAGCTGGCTCACCGCACAAAGTCATATTATGTAGCACGTGGCCATACAATTTTCTCTTTCATGTGCAATATAATTAGGATTTACTGATCTAACATTAGTGGATCATGACATCGCCAAACAGGCATGTAATTTTATCAATGGACTGTCTTTCATCTGTTATAACATGACATGACTAAACGCTATCATGGGTCCATGGCATGGCAGGTTGCTACAAATACTTTGGAGCGAGTGGCTCCTCTGACACATGCTGTTGGCAATGTATTGAAACGTGTTTTTGTCATTGGTTTCTCAATCATTATTTTTGGTAAGTGAACAGTTTCTTCTTTTCCAGGAAATGAACAATATACATTTGTTTTCTTGTTGTCATTTTTTATACGACGAGCTTATGCCTAACTAACACTTGCTAAACCTTCCGCTGAGCAGGCAACAGAATTACCACACAAACTGGAATTGGCACTTGCATTGCTATAGCTGGTGTTGCCATCTACTCTTACATTAAGGCTAAGATTGAAGAGGAGAAAAGGGTAAGTTTTTTATTGCAGTTGTCACTATTTCTCCTAAATCTGAATACATGTTCCCACCATTCTTGATTCTAATTGAAAAGTGGATGCACACCTAGCCTGAATTTTAAGCACTCTATTGGTTTTCCCTGCTTACTAACTCATGTTGATGTCTGTGATACATTTTAGGAAAATAAAGTACCTACGTAGCTTGAGTAGCGTGAGCATATCAGTGATGGTTTTCATTTTTGGTTACCACATCATACATGTTATGGTTAGAAAAGCCACACCATGTTTCACCGTTCAAACTTCAATCTCGGTTTTCTCCCTCAGCTGCTTTTGACTATTAAGATTAGTGCGCCAGCGAGCACTGATGCTAAAGTATCAGCATGCCCAAACGTTGGTTTATTTTATCTGCATTCCAAAACATATGCTGAACTAATTTACTAATTTTGTCGTCCCTCTTTCTTAAATCCAGCAAAAGAGCGCATGAGGAGTGACTTCTGTGAATATGGTCGGGTGGCTCTGTGCTTGAGTCCACACTTCCTCGGAgataacatggtcgataatcaTGGCATCTTCTCtgccttgttttatttttattttgagtcATTTCGTCAATTGTTCCCAATCTGGTGTTAGAACAGCACATTGCAGATGGTAAGATTGCCTACCATCAGATGATTGTCGAGAGCTTGAATGTGTAAAAATAAACGCTCATACTTGAAAGGCTTTTCGTTTTGTATGTGATACTGAGTATTCTGCTTCTATCTCTGCACCCTTCCTCTTCTTGTGGCGATGTCAGATATACAAATTTTGGTTCTTAAATAATACTGATACCTGGTATTTGCCTTTCAAACTGCCTGAAAAGTTCCGATGTAGTTTTtcgttttgaaaattttgagttgAAAAGAAACGATAAAAAACGGTGGGCATTCACCCAGCTTCGCCATGTCGACCAATAGGTCTCTGTTCGTTTCACATGGCGCGTAAATTACTATGTGTCACAGGAACCAGTCTCTAAAAGTCTAACTATAAAACAGGTACGCGAAACAATTTACTATATATAACTTTGAAGTCGATAGACTACATCTATTTCAAATGCATATCCTGCTACAACGCAGTAAATCAATAAAGCTTGCCAGAGCAAAACTGCTAGGAGCGTGGAAAAGATAGGCCGACTTTCAGCTGGTTACTTACACGTGGTCATCTACAGGAACTCAAAATAGTTCCAAGGGTAATCAATAGTCTCTCCAAAATCTAGGGCCACTGCAAAATATGTTACTTTTACTGGGCAAAATATGTTACTCTTACCGGAACTGAACGATCAATTGGTAGACTGAATAATAATACATTCATTTTTTTatcgaatacgcaggagagaTGTGTATCATTGTATTAAGAAGGAGAATATAAAAGATACAAACAGTTTTCGGTACACGACCACTGGTGGTCGGTAGGGCTACTCAGTCATGCCGACAGAAAAAAATGGATTAGAGGATTACACGAATAGGAATAGGCAACACTAAAACAGAAAGGGAGCAGCAGGCTGGAGGCAGCGGCATCATAGGACAGAACCGATGGTATGCAGCCGAACCATGGTGATCGCTAATTGCTTTGCTCTGCCCTCACACCAACGAACGATGTCTTCTCTAATGAAAGCGATCAATGTGTCAGAAGAGAGGCGGCGATTGTTGAAGATGATGGCATTTCGTGATAACCAAAGCCTCCAGCAAGTCACGAGAATAAGCGAGTCCAGCCCCTTGCGAAGTTCAGCAGTGACGCGTCCCCGTAAATCGGACCACCAAGCGAAGATTGTAATCTCGGCCACTGGCGTTTGAACTCCCAGGATCCGCCACCACACTTCTCTAGCCATATTGCAATGAAGAAGCAAGTGATCAGTGGTCTCCAGTAGCTGCGACAATGGGTACAAGAATCGTCCGCCTGAAGTCCATGACGATGTCTACGCGCAGCCGTCCAGAGCCGATTATGGAGTCCAAGCCACACAAAGAATTTGACCTTGACAGGAGCCCAAGCTTTCCAAACCAAGGAAGCTCCCTCAAGTCGAACGGAGCCCCGAAACATGGCTGAGTATGCTAATTTGGTAGTATAAATCCCTGATGGCGTCCATCTCCAAACAACACGGTTAGCTTCAGAGCTCAAGACGACGGAGTTTGTTTATTGCCAAATCTGCATGTATTGGACAATCGCCGTCACAAACAAGGGAGCAGTGATATCTCTCACCCAATGTCTATTGAACAAAGCCTCCTTCGGTGTCCTCTTTTTGGCGACAGAAGCAGGGACACAATTAGAAAGAGCAGGCGCAATCATTTTGATGGACTGGCCATTGATCCAAGAGTCAGACCAAAAAAGAATTGAGTCGCCATATCCAATTTCAAACCTGGTAGAAGCTTGAAATAGCGCTGCAACCTCCTTCTCATGATGAATTGGGAGTGTGGCCCATGATTTGGAAGGATCCGATCGTTGACACCATAGCCATTTGAGACAGAGGGCAAACCTAGACAAACGGAGGTCCTGAATGCCGAGGCCTCCAAACTCCAGCGGTCGACAAACATGATTCCAGGAGAGGGGGGCATGTCCTCTAGTAAACGATCGATCGCCGACCCATAGGAAGGCTTTACGGATCTTATCAATTTCCTTAATGGCCCAGGGGGTACCACGATGGACAGAAGAGTATGCAACGGAGTGGATGAAAGGACCGAACGAACCAAAGTAGCGCGCCCCGGCTTAGAGATCAACTTGCCCTGCCAAGTAGACAACTTAGAAGCAACTCGATCTACCAACGGCTGCAGATGACATTTACGGAGGCGACCGGTGGGCAGTGGAACACTGAGGTATTGAATGGGGAAGGAAGAACATCCACAGAGAAGGAATTCGTTGATAAGGTCGACATTCTCTGCAGAATAGCATATGGGGACAACAGCACATTTGTTCAAATTGGTTCGCAACCCTGAAGCCGCGCCAAAAAACTCGAGGATGGCCAAGTGCGCTTGAATGTCCTGTCGAGACGGCGACAAGAAGACAACCGTGTCATCGGCATAGAGAGAACAATGATGGAGGATCGAACCATGCCATGTTGGCTTGATGATGGCCTCATCACCAGCCAAGGTAAGTAGGCGGTCTAAAATGTCCATCACCAAGACGAATAAGAAGGGGGAGATAGAATCCCTTTGCTGTAAACCCCTGGCATGAACAATAGTTGGACCAAGTACGGAGTTGAGGAGGATTTTGGTTGTCGAGGAATTGAAGATCGCTTCGATCCAGTTGCACCAACGAGGTCCGAAGCCCCAAGCTTGCAAAACCTCTAAGAGGAAGGCCCAACTAACCGAATCAAATGCTTTGAAAATATCAAGCTTGAAAAGGATCTTTGGTCGTTTGATCCTTTTTAGCAACCTCGCTAAACATCAGAAGTTGCTGACAGTGATAATCTAATAATGGAGGTCATAGCAGTTATAGGTTTTTGAGtgtttgaataaacatcagaaGTTACTGACAGCAATCATCCAATAGTAGAGGTTGTAGCAGCTATAGACTTTTGGGTGTATGAATAAACATCAGAAATTGCTGATAGCAAAAGACCCATGTATCCAATGTGTGCTAGCGTGTATGTTCTTAGGACTCACCTCACGCAGGATTAAATCTAACAATCAACAACAGCAAAAGCTGGATGGGGAAAAAAACTAGTGCTTTTGCATTGCACTACcagaaaaaaaagcaagcaataGAGTAGAATTTATAAACCAACTGtgtgaattatcaaagcctcaAAGCTATAAGCTAAAGTTTGAAAACGTCACTTTTGAAGTTGCAACAATTGTGATTCTTCAAAAAAGAAGTTGCGACAATTGTTCCTACTTCCTAGCTAACATTACTTTCATATCACCTCCTTTACAAATGGCTAAAGAATCACTCTCGCAGTGTACACCATCATAATAACGCTACGAAACAGAACAGTAACATCATTGAAAAAGACTGTAAAAAGGGACCAAGATGGAACTCCGCAAGGCCTGGCAATGCAGGTTCTTCTCTATTCCTAGTTACCCATGAAAGTTTAAACAAGCGTCAGATCACCAAGAAAGCGAC
This region includes:
- the LOC133891931 gene encoding triose phosphate/phosphate translocator TPT, chloroplastic, whose translation is MSALGTFSGPAGVAGLRRRAAPAHLPAVKCAAVPDGGHLVWGRQLRPALLLPAGLLPSQASRRQTLRPPAAAAESAGEAKPAGFLEKYPALVTGFFFFMWYFLNVIFNILNKKIYNYFPYPYFVSVIHLFVGVVYCLVSWTVGLPKRAPINSTLLKLLFPVALCHALGHVTSNVSFATVAVSFAHTIKALEPFFNAAATQFVLGQQVPLPLWLSLAPVVLGVSMASLTELSFNWTGFINAMISNISFTYRSIYSKKAMTDMDSTNVYAYISIIALIVCIPPALIIEGPQLMQYGFKDAIAKVGLQKFVADLFFVGLFYHLYNQVATNTLERVAPLTHAVGNVLKRVFVIGFSIIIFGNRITTQTGIGTCIAIAGVAIYSYIKAKIEEEKRQKSA